A region from the Triticum aestivum cultivar Chinese Spring chromosome 3D, IWGSC CS RefSeq v2.1, whole genome shotgun sequence genome encodes:
- the LOC123074490 gene encoding uncharacterized protein, translating into MRLIVEAGDVPRPAAFGGRRGRRAAPSHRRSPNHRTKITPHPASCPLSYQMFAQLGHRSRTPPTQESVRHRSCKNGVTSHRHGLPPRHSHAHLHRVAVEAGSDVAPSTSSESCQGFLSALFSAVGSADGFVQNKAFQRKSYGMRGLNLELCY; encoded by the exons ATGCGCCTCATCGTCGAAGCGGGAGACGTGCCGCGCCCGGCAGCGTTCGGCGGTCGAAGGGGGAGACGTGCCGCGCCCAGCCACCGCCGCAGCCCCAATCATCGCACTAAAATCACGCCGCATCCTGCCTCTTGTCCTCTCTCCTATCAGATGTTCGCGCAGCTGGGACACCGCTCGAGGACGCCGCCGACGCAGGAATCCGTCCGCCACAGAAGCTGCAAAAACGGGGTCACCAGCCACCGTCACGGCCTCCCTCCCCGCCATTCTCACGCGCACCTTCATCGCGTCGCTGTCGAGGCCGGATCTGATGTTGCCCCCTCTACGTCATCAGAATCCTGCCAAG GCTTTCTCTCAGCTTTGTTCTCAGCAGTGGGCTCTGCTGATGGTTTTGTCCAAAATAAGGCATTTCAACGGAAATCATATGGCATGCGTGGATTAAATCTtgaactttgctactaa